Proteins encoded together in one Acipenser ruthenus chromosome 22, fAciRut3.2 maternal haplotype, whole genome shotgun sequence window:
- the LOC117431059 gene encoding uncharacterized protein LOC117431059 isoform X2 — protein MVKTKPVQHKPVKCVYVNHFGKHSSGAVIQFEAGTRPSNKKSTRKVDKGLGSPSRVSTEIGVNEQDCSRQDESMPGKKNNKLSQIKIGKKIKQTTRESFTKQKDIRISPKRKTARKSQRDAPKHDGAKRFKTSISTQENIDVTPNNITIGQRRMTTQKNQDNGRKQNGEGRSDSDDHSEMDRGVFTFSLPGAVTPVNRSAVKHGVLKVISRMVKENEMLRRRFMTNSQQSQIG, from the exons atggTGAAGACCAAACCTGTACAACACAAGCCAGTCAAATGTGTCTATGTTAACCATTTTGGGAAGCATTCGTCTGGCGCTGTCATTCAGTTTGAAGCTGGGACAAGGCCTAGCAATAAAAAATCTACCAGAAAGGTTGATAAGGGTTTGGGGTCTCCTTCCCGCGTTAGCACTGAAATCGGAGTTAATGAGCAGGATTGCAGCAGACAGGACGAGAGTATGCCGggtaagaaaaacaacaaattatcACAAATAAAGATAGGAAAGaagataaaacaaacaacaagggAGTCGTTCACAAAACAGAAGGACATACGCATTTCACCAAAACGTAAAACAGCGCGAAAATCACAACGAGACGCCCCCAAACACGACGGGGCAAAACGATTTAAAACTAGCATAAGCACACAAGAAAACATCGACGTGACGCCAAACAACATTACCATCGGGCAAAGACGAATGACGACACAAAAAAACCAAGACAATGGAAGAAAGCAGAATGGAGAAGGAAGATCTGATAGTG ATGACCACAGCGAGATGGATCGAGGTGTTTTTACATTTTCACTCCCTGGAGCGGTCACACCAGTAAATAGG TCTGCAGTGAAACACGGAGTTCTCAAGGTAATAtccagaatggttaaagaaaatgaaatgcttAGAAGAAGGTTTATGACAAACAGCCAACAAAGCCAAATAG GATGA
- the LOC117431059 gene encoding uncharacterized protein LOC117431059 isoform X1, whose product MVKTKPVQHKPVKCVYVNHFGKHSSGAVIQFEAGTRPSNKKSTRKVDKGLGSPSRVSTEIGVNEQDCSRQDESMPGKKNNKLSQIKIGKKIKQTTRESFTKQKDIRISPKRKTARKSQRDAPKHDGAKRFKTSISTQENIDVTPNNITIGQRRMTTQKNQDNGRKQNGEGRSDSDDHSEMDRGVFTFSLPGAVTPVNRSAVKHGVLKVISRMVKENEMLRRRFMTNSQQSQIVTSQKLPDAQK is encoded by the exons atggTGAAGACCAAACCTGTACAACACAAGCCAGTCAAATGTGTCTATGTTAACCATTTTGGGAAGCATTCGTCTGGCGCTGTCATTCAGTTTGAAGCTGGGACAAGGCCTAGCAATAAAAAATCTACCAGAAAGGTTGATAAGGGTTTGGGGTCTCCTTCCCGCGTTAGCACTGAAATCGGAGTTAATGAGCAGGATTGCAGCAGACAGGACGAGAGTATGCCGggtaagaaaaacaacaaattatcACAAATAAAGATAGGAAAGaagataaaacaaacaacaagggAGTCGTTCACAAAACAGAAGGACATACGCATTTCACCAAAACGTAAAACAGCGCGAAAATCACAACGAGACGCCCCCAAACACGACGGGGCAAAACGATTTAAAACTAGCATAAGCACACAAGAAAACATCGACGTGACGCCAAACAACATTACCATCGGGCAAAGACGAATGACGACACAAAAAAACCAAGACAATGGAAGAAAGCAGAATGGAGAAGGAAGATCTGATAGTG ATGACCACAGCGAGATGGATCGAGGTGTTTTTACATTTTCACTCCCTGGAGCGGTCACACCAGTAAATAGG TCTGCAGTGAAACACGGAGTTCTCAAGGTAATAtccagaatggttaaagaaaatgaaatgcttAGAAGAAGGTTTATGACAAACAGCCAACAAAGCCAAATAG TCACAAGCCAGAAATTACCGGACGCGCAAAAATAA